In Cucurbita pepo subsp. pepo cultivar mu-cu-16 chromosome LG04, ASM280686v2, whole genome shotgun sequence, the following are encoded in one genomic region:
- the LOC111793816 gene encoding uncharacterized protein LOC111793816 — MESSQNVGVSEECHSSESGWTMYIGSPVDDSSDGDEDNDVEYGKNKGFHANHQDDSDDSMASDASSGPSHQPDHPFGGHGSMKHQKPLIEKHRDERKEVKEKLVLVGQKPKSSVQSSSKVRKSIWMGKRN; from the coding sequence ATGGAGTCTTCCCAAAATGTTGGAGTTTCAGAAGAATGTCACAGCAGTGAATCTGGTTGGACCATGTATATTGGATCTCCTGTAGATGATTCCAGTGATGGTGATGAAGATAACGATGTAGAATATGGAAAAAATAAAGGTTTTCATGCAAATCACCAAGATGATAGTGATGACTCCATGGCTTCTGATGCTTCTTCAGGCCCAAGCCATCAACCAGATCACCCTTTTGGAGGACATGGGAGCATGAAACACCAGAAGCCATTAATAGAGAAGCACAGAGATGAGAGGAAGGAAGTGAAAGAGAAGCTGGTTTTGGTGGGGCAAAAACCAAAGAGCTCGGTTCAGAGTAGCTCAAAGGTAAGAAAGAGCATTTGGATGGGCAAAAGAAACTAG